The nucleotide window CACTTGATGGTTCAACAAATTCCAACTGGTgtgtttcatttgttttaataattatgaaatcCTTTTGTTCTAcatataatttgttttgaaatatatgcaTTAGTTATTTCCTTTATGATCTCTATAGTAATTTTTTGAGCAATGAAGTTGCTCAGGTTATTTAGTCAGGAGGGATGTAGTATTCAGCTGCATTTGTTGCCATTGATTGGTCCAGTTGTATACTTTGTGTAGAAATGTGTATTTTAGGTTTTGGATCTAGCATTGACTGATTAGTGCTTGTGAAAAACTCTGCTTTATATGATTTGGCAAATTATGCTGGTTGCCCTAATTTATGTGGCTTTCATACTTATCTTGATTTTCATTGTCATCTTCTTATAGTTTCACAGCTGGTCACATGCTCATTTGTTTAGTACTTCGTACCTATCTCCTACATCACCTTAGATCTCATTAAGTGCTTTGAGACTCCTTCCCTGTACTTCTTCAGGGTTGGAGCCCTTTTCTACAAGATATCAGGGCAAAACATTTCACAGGAATTTCTAGAAAATTATTCTTAGTTACTGACCAAATTTATCCAACATCTCCATGTTTTCTCTCTGTCTTCAATATTCATCTATGTCTTCTTTGGAAGAGCAACCAATCTATGATACTGCACAATAATTGGGACCTGTCTGTGTTACATTCAATCCGTTAAATGCTTGGTTTGACTAAATTACATGAGGGATGCCAAATTTCTAATGACTGCTATATATTGCTTTTTTCtgttctctccctcttctttcTATTGTGGACATTGTTCCAGATCTGCATCTTCTGCAGGAACATGCTTGTTTCTTTTGACATCTCATAATCTATTTTCAATTCAATTTGTCTACCAATTGTTCAAATACGTGGTAATGTGCATGTGATTCTTCTCAATGGCAGGATCGAGACACCAGATACTTCGCGATGTTTTAACTGTGGTTCATACAGTCATATGCTGAGGGAATGCCCAAGACCTCGCAACCGATATGCAATCAGTAATGCTCGCAGACTACATGGCTCAAAACGTAATCAGCCTTCTGGTCCTCGTGTCCAAATTAGGTATTACCAGAAATCTTCTGGGAAGATTGATGATGATATCAAACCTGGAGTTCTTGGAACTGAAGCAAAAGAATCCTTGGGTATTAGGGTAACCAATTTCTTTTCTCATTCTTAGTAGAAGTGTTCACTAGCCTTAAATTAGTTAGCAAACCTCATGCTAAGTAGGATTGAAATTGCTCTTGTAGCTATATCCTCTTTTATTTGTTGGCAGCTATAACTATCTACCTTACGtttgggagctatatttatgAACAGTTCCAGATATCCTGAAACTTATTTAAAACAAACAGTTTCTATATTGACAATATGATTTATAATTGAAAGCACCATAAATTCGTTTTATGATGTAAAATGATTTACTGAAAAACTATATCGACTTGCTTACTGTGATTGATAGATTTATTTATAATCTTTATCGTAATGAATTGTGAAGCATCAAGTTTTCTTTCTGATACAGGAATCCGATCCACTTCCTTGGCTACACCGAACTCAAGAGCCGGGACATCCACCAGGATATCTAGGTGACGATTCAAAACTGAATTTTGCTTTGAAAATTTAGTTATTATGAATATACCTTCCAACTATTGCCTAATTGTGCCAGAGGGAGCTGAAGATGAAGATCAGCCTTCAGGAATCACAATATTTTCTGAAGAGGAGGAGATAAAAGAAGAGTATGAAGAAGGGGAGCTCCCTGAAAAGGCTGAACCTGAAACACCGTTGAGAAAGATGGCAGCAGAATTCTCAGGGATCAATGCTCCTAGCCCTGCAAATGCAAACCAGAGGCTTTGGGCAGTTCACTCTGGTGGATTTCCAGGATCCTACCCTTCCAAGCACCACAGGTTCTCTAGATCAAGTCATTCATCAGAATCCCATGGAGGGCGCAGCCATGAGAGGTGGTCGGAAGACCATCGAGACAACAGATTACCATCTTCCGATACGGGTGGATACTACTCACCGAGGTACAGCCCTTATGGTCAACATCCAGCACTAAATAGATCATTGTCTGATAGAGAACGTGGGACTCCTCTGCCTGACAAGAACTCAGCCAATCCATTTACTTACccaccaccaccgccaccaCCAGGCACCACTCGGCACTCATCCTATCACAGCCCGACAACCAGTGGCGAGCATTGGAAAAACTATAGCTCATATAACGGCATCACCAGCCCGAGTGTTTCATCACAACAGGCAAGAGACAGGCATGATCATCATTTTCGGAACCATAGCCGAAGGTAGATATCACTGTACCATTAATGCTATCTCTGTCGGCGCATTGCATAACAACCTCAGGTTTGTATGTTCTCCTCTGTACACTGATCAATGGATTAAAGCAAAGCAAAACTagctaatataattaaacgcTCAGTTGCTGTATATTTTCTAGTAAATCTTCTAGATCCATGTCTTGTTGTTGCCCATTTGAACTGTGATTGctcaaagtttatttttttgggtcaaACTGTCATCTGTATCTAGTGTCCTGCCATCACATCCTGATTTCACAGTGATGATGACCTTTGCTGATGTTTGTCTCAAATGGATTAGACTTGATATGCTCTTTTGTTGGTTCAGTCAAATTGACCACCCTTTTCATCTCTTATGAATTTGAGTCATTCCCCTACACCTCTCTCTTTCATGTGTCTTGCTATGTCTCCTGTGTCTTTCCTATGCTTTTCTCTGCATTGATTTTCCCCAACCCCACTGGTAGTTGGATCTGGTCTTTGTCAGGATTCAATTGAGTAGCAGACCATCAGAGAATAAATATGCATGCTTATTGTCTCTTCCCCAGAACATACATCCTCTGCGTTTGAGTGAGTGAATCAATATACATTTCATTCCATCTTAGAGCATGAGCACCATCATGGCCAGAAGTCCTCTTGAGTCCTCTTCATCCAGGAGAAACTTCCAGTGGATTTCAAGAGGAAGTGTTAAAGAGTCTGAGAAGAAGTATGGTGAAGAAGAATTTACATTCTTCACAGATGAAGAAGCCCCTACGGCGACTGCCATGGCTTCTCCGGCTGCCACGAAGAAGAAAACTTTATCATCTGCTTCAGTTGCTGTTATGAGATTGCGGTCGGTTATCGCTGCTGTTATCGCCGGAAGAGATAGGTTGGCTGGGCTCGGTCCTCGGGTCACCGGGACTATATTTGGCCGTCGGAGAGGACATGTCAAGTTGGCCTTTCAGGCTGATCAGAGATCTTCTCCTGCCATTCTTGTTGAGCTTGCAAAGCCAACAAGTGCTCTTGTGAGAGAGATGGCCTCAGGGATGGTGAGGATTGCTCTCGAGGCCGAGAAGGCCGTGGCTTCGACCGGGAGGCTGTTAGATCAACCATTGTGGCAGGCTTACTGCAACGGGAGGAAATGCGGCTACGCCGTGCGGCGAGAATGCGGTGCCAGTGATTGGAAGGTATTGAAGGCTATCGAACCGGTGACGATGGGGGCCGGTGTGTTACCGGCCGAAGGCGATGAGCCGGAGGGGGAAATGATGTTCATGAGAGCGAGGTTTGAGAGAGTGGTTGGTTCCAGGGACTCTGAAGCATTCTACATGATGAATCCTGATGGAAATTCTGGAGCTGAACTTAGTGTGTACTTGCTTAGAGTTTGAATGCTACAATTACTGTTGATATTAATGAATTACGTAATTTACGTTCCTAGTTTTGAATGCcttttttattgatgaaattaaCGTATTAAGTTTTCATTAATGGTACTAAACCAAGGACCAGTGCAGGAAAGTCTTGGATTTGATGAATGAAAAAGGAAGtactaataaatatatatatatacatacatatcaTTAAATTACAAGCCTGTAACTGAGATTTTTTCAAAGTACTTTGATAGTTCTGGTAGAACTTGAAACCAAAACCAGGAccgtttcatatatatatatatatatatataataaaagtacACCACTATTGGAACAGTGTTTTGGAGTTGGTATATGCATTGTGACTCATGACTATTCCCAACAATCATCATTGGAAGAAGATGAATAGAAATGAAAACCTCTCATCATATTATTGTTACAgagaagaaatacaagaaacaaatatataaacaaaaaactctAATGAAGCATGGTAaaacaagttgatatatattaattaagatgATATCAGAACCAGCACAATATATATAGTATCATGGAGAAGCCATATCCTTGCCAGAAATAGAGTCAAGCATAGAGTTATGCCTGTTAGAAGGTGCAGAAGGTGGAACCCTGAACCTGCCTCTTGGGAAGAAGCTGAACATCCGGCCACCGGTGAAGTGCTCCCGGTGAGGTCCTAACCGGCGATGTCCTCCATGATCATGAGCTCCACCACATCCATGACAAGCTCCATGAAACAAAACAAGAGTGAAGATGAACACCATGAAGAACAAGCTACACAATGAAACATGAAAAGATGAAACAGTAGTGGAGGCCATTACAAACTAAAGGCCTATTGACTAACTcaagtgatgaagaagaaggaatggATCAGACTTataaaagagagagagcatGCATTGTGTGCATGGACATTGGAAGATGTCAAAAGGAATAAAGGCTAAGAGAGGGTGGGTGTGAGCTACATCACTTGGAATGTACATTAGGTACTGTTTATTCTCTTTAAGGCTGTTTATAGGGTGGCAAGtagtacatgtatatgtatatatacatacaaattgtgtgggtggtggtggtggtagtggtggtggtAATTAAGTGTAGTTTGAGTGAGTAGAAAAATGTGTTTATGCTTCTCTCTTTTCAATTTTCAGAATGATTAAGTActtgttatttaatttgttaaatgaAAGTGATAAGGTCTGACAGAgagattctatatatatatatatatatatattggcctgTGCTTGCATTTGCAttgcaatgcatgcatgcaaccGCACGCGTTTAATTTTCAGTGACCAGCTGGCTTGACCGTATGGACATTATAGTTCTGGTCTcaatattatttacttttattccAAGAATtctagcaatttttttttttttggtatttcatatttctctccatgtatataataataatatattatggaaaatttatttctttaaatcaAATGCTGTGAAAGAAATTAACCTCCAACATGGTATTTCAATGTTGTAATTGAATTATACCTTTatatggttttgtttttatatggtTATTTGCATTAAgtactatttttttatgatgaaatATAGACAAGTCATGTGTCACGTGCATATATATGTAGGTACTACATCTGTACATCTATACTTTCACTCTGTGTGAGCTTAGATTTAAACATGTCTCTTCAACGGAACATAAATTTTTTGTGCAGAGATCTCTATGGTAATAGGCCAAGAGGTCATTGATACATTGATTACCGTTTTGATTAGGTATAGGAAAATTTTGTTCAAttttcatagattttttatatttatttttttattaaattatatatgagTCCAGCAAATTggtattaaatttataatgattttaCCA belongs to Dioscorea cayenensis subsp. rotundata cultivar TDr96_F1 chromosome 17, TDr96_F1_v2_PseudoChromosome.rev07_lg8_w22 25.fasta, whole genome shotgun sequence and includes:
- the LOC120280372 gene encoding zinc finger CCHC domain-containing protein 8-like isoform X1; this encodes MMDSNNFTDPDTSGTSNGRGEENVPELLNTVPDENNLTESTSQTTIPIGDSIEEVDMDIEEEEGQYSPIVNVEVEAQQKDSALSQSSELTTSVTMLEKEDPQQDQENGHAIIQNGKSRDNFLVDERVITGAKRARITYDDQQPSVHVVYKSLTRESKKKLMQLMQHWSEWEAQRQSSSDVSSEEAFESGEETYFPALSLRSGRSSTVSFWLDNMKRKEEINDIQLENESVPLYDRGYTLGSTSLDGSTNSNWIETPDTSRCFNCGSYSHMLRECPRPRNRYAISNARRLHGSKRNQPSGPRVQIRYYQKSSGKIDDDIKPGVLGTEAKESLGIRESDPLPWLHRTQEPGHPPGYLEGAEDEDQPSGITIFSEEEEIKEEYEEGELPEKAEPETPLRKMAAEFSGINAPSPANANQRLWAVHSGGFPGSYPSKHHRFSRSSHSSESHGGRSHERWSEDHRDNRLPSSDTGGYYSPRYSPYGQHPALNRSLSDRERGTPLPDKNSANPFTYPPPPPPPGTTRHSSYHSPTTSGEHWKNYSSYNGITSPSVSSQQARDRHDHHFRNHSRR
- the LOC120280372 gene encoding zinc finger CCHC domain-containing protein 8-like isoform X2, encoding MMDSNNFTDPDTSGTSNGRGEENVPELLNTVPDENNLTESTSQTTIPIGDSIEEVDMDIEEEEGQYSPIVNVEVEAQQKDSALSQSSELTTSVTMLEKEDPQQDQENGHAIIQNVITGAKRARITYDDQQPSVHVVYKSLTRESKKKLMQLMQHWSEWEAQRQSSSDVSSEEAFESGEETYFPALSLRSGRSSTVSFWLDNMKRKEEINDIQLENESVPLYDRGYTLGSTSLDGSTNSNWIETPDTSRCFNCGSYSHMLRECPRPRNRYAISNARRLHGSKRNQPSGPRVQIRYYQKSSGKIDDDIKPGVLGTEAKESLGIRESDPLPWLHRTQEPGHPPGYLEGAEDEDQPSGITIFSEEEEIKEEYEEGELPEKAEPETPLRKMAAEFSGINAPSPANANQRLWAVHSGGFPGSYPSKHHRFSRSSHSSESHGGRSHERWSEDHRDNRLPSSDTGGYYSPRYSPYGQHPALNRSLSDRERGTPLPDKNSANPFTYPPPPPPPGTTRHSSYHSPTTSGEHWKNYSSYNGITSPSVSSQQARDRHDHHFRNHSRR
- the LOC120280373 gene encoding protein MIZU-KUSSEI 1-like, with the translated sequence MSTIMARSPLESSSSRRNFQWISRGSVKESEKKYGEEEFTFFTDEEAPTATAMASPAATKKKTLSSASVAVMRLRSVIAAVIAGRDRLAGLGPRVTGTIFGRRRGHVKLAFQADQRSSPAILVELAKPTSALVREMASGMVRIALEAEKAVASTGRLLDQPLWQAYCNGRKCGYAVRRECGASDWKVLKAIEPVTMGAGVLPAEGDEPEGEMMFMRARFERVVGSRDSEAFYMMNPDGNSGAELSVYLLRV